Within the Rhodothermales bacterium genome, the region TTGCTGCTGGAGCTTTTTCCAGAACGGGGTGAAAACCCGGTAGGGGGTGTCTCCGCCCGTTCGGATCTCGTCCGGGTTGTGGAGTAGCGCCCCGTTGTGGATGGAAACCGTGACGCCCTCGGCGCGCAGCGCCCGCGCCACGGCATCGTCCACCCGACGACCGGCCGGCTCATACCGCTCGTTCCAGCAAATGGCCGTCGCCCCGGTTTCGCGTACCAGCGCCTGGATGGTTTCCAGCGACGTCCCTTCACGCACGACCAGCCCCGTGCCGTGCTCCACGAGCTGGCGGTTCAGCGCGGTGAGAGCATGGTGCAGCCACCACCGGCTCGCGGCGCCGGGTTGCCACGGCGCCTCCTCTTCCGGGGCCCAGATGAATAGGGGGATGACCGCTCCCGGCCGGTTCAGCGCCCAGGCGAGCGCCGGATGGTCGGAGATGCGGAGGTCGCGACGAAACCAGACAAGCGTGGCGGACATGCGGGACGGGGCTAGTGTCGGGCAAAATAGAACCGGCCGGCATGTATCGCTACATACCGGCCGGCCAAGGGTCTATCGGATGGAGTTATTTGATCAGGAGCATCGTGCGCACCTGCGATCCGCTCGGACTTTCGATCCGGTACAGGTAGCTACCCGTGGGCAGGCCAGCGGCATCGAAGCTGACCTCCGCGCGGCCGGCGGCCATCGCCTGGTCCACGAGTACGCGCACCTGGCGGCCCAGCATGTCGTACACAGCAAGGCGAACCTGCCCGGCTTCGGGAAGCGCGAATGCGATGGTTGTCACGGGGTTAAACGGGTTCGGGTAGTTGGCCTCGAGGGCAAACTCCGTCGGGACGGCGTCGATGGCTTCGTCGGCGAGGGCGACCTCATCGAAGGCTTCTTCGCTGTGCCCGGAGATACCGGCCGAGCGGCCCACCTTGCCGGCCGAGTCGATCACGACAAACGAGGCGCTCAGGGCCGTGCCCGCGGTGCCGCCGGCACGCTTCTGGTCGTACGGCGTGGCCACCAGGGTATGATCGCCGACCGGGAAGGCCCCGTTCAAGTAGTCGCCGCCAAGGTCGCCAAACAGGGCGAATGGCGCGACGTTCTCGAGCCGGCTGTAGCCGATCGAATCGATCTTGAACCAGACGCTTTCGACCCCATCGCTCACGTCAGCCCGGAGGTTGACCTTCGCGGGTAGCGCGGCGACATCCAGGGTGTCGCCAGGCATGAGATGGACGAGATCCATATCGGTTTCGGCATCGACCAGCACAAACCCGGTTACCGCGTTATCGCTACTGACGACCGTGAAGGAGACGGTGGCCATCTCCAGCATCATCCCGCCGGCGTTGGCCTCGGCAAACGCTTTCGCCGTCAGCGTATGCGATCCCACGGGCAGCCGCCCGCCGGCAAAATTACCGTCGACATCGCCGAAGAGGGCGTAGGGCGCGTCGTTTTCAACGCGGATCGCCACGAGGTCATTCAGGTCGAACTGCACGCTGCCGGCATCGCCGGTCAGGTTGGCACGCACGTTCAAGCCCAGGGGCAGCGCGTTCAGGTCGAGCATCGCGCCGTCGACGATGGGGTCGAATCCCGCTATCGGCTCGTCCGTCGCCGCGTCGATCAGTGACAGGCTGGCGCCGGCGGGTACGTTGGCCGGCAGCAGGGCCGTGGTGCCGTCGGCGAAGACGGCGAGGAGGCCAAAGGCCGGGTCGGTGCTGTCGGCCGGGGCGAGGAAGCCGGAGGCAAGGACCGCAATGGCGGCATTAGCGGCGCCGGAGAGGTCGGCCACGTAGGAAGCGGCGACGGCGCTGTTGTCGGCTAGTTCGATGTCGATCGCGTAGGAGGCCGGCGGGACGGACAGGTAGCCGGCGAATCCGCCGAAGCTGATGTCGTCCACCAGGATGCCGGCGCCGCGTGCGGAGACGTCGACCGTCGGGGCGTCGGGGGCGCCGTGGAAGACGAGGAGTTCGACATTGCCGGCGGTGGCGGCGGCCTCACGGGCGGGGGTGTAGATGAAGAGGTCGAACGCCGGGTTGCCGGCGCCCGCCAGCGGATCGCCGGCGGCGACGACGAGGTAGGTCTCATCGGCGGCGAGGCCCGGGGCATCGATGGTTTTGGTGAACACCGGGCTGCTGTTATCCGCGGCGGTTGCGCCGGTGATGTCGATCTTGACGGCGACGCCGGCAGGGAGGTCGACAAACGGCGTGGCGGAACGGAAGACGAAGTCGTCGAGGGTCAGCACATCGTTGATGTAGACGTCGACGACGCCGGCGGCGGCGTAGGGCGAGTTGTGCACGACCTGTACGCGGGCCGTCTGCGCGAGAACAGATGGGGCGGCCAGGATGAGAGCCAGGCAGAGCAGGAGGAACCTGCCTGGTGCGCTGAGCTTTTTAGAGCGAGTTACAATGTTCATAGCTAAATACGAGTCTGGGTGATTAAACGTGGGCCCCACCCGCGGTGGGTAACATCGAAGGTGGGGCCGTTCTCAGGGTATTGGTCGTGCTGCAGCTTTTCCATAACACAGCCGGCTGTGTAATTGACTACCCCGACGTGTATCTCGCAATAAACGCTTCCGAACGAACCCACGGTATGTACTGGCGTACCCCCTGCGATCTCCATGCATGACATCCCGTGTTCTACCACCCGCCCTCGTTGCCATCCGGCCACGCCGACTCGGGTGCGTCTGGTCGCGCTTGCGCTCTCCTTGATACTTATGGGTGTCGAATCGGCCAGCGGCCAGGCCTCTCCCATAGAGCGGCTGCGCGCCTTCTTCCTCGCAAGCGTCGAGGACGAGACCGCTATCGAGGCGGCGAACGTCTACCTGACGTCGCTTCCGGGTGAGGCTGCCCCTGAAATACGCGCGTACGGCGCCATATTTGAGATCATGCGTGCCCGACACGCCTTCTGGCCCGTGCGCAAGATGCACCATCTGAACGCCGGCCTG harbors:
- a CDS encoding DUF4397 domain-containing protein, which encodes MNIVTRSKKLSAPGRFLLLCLALILAAPSVLAQTARVQVVHNSPYAAAGVVDVYINDVLTLDDFVFRSATPFVDLPAGVAVKIDITGATAADNSSPVFTKTIDAPGLAADETYLVVAAGDPLAGAGNPAFDLFIYTPAREAAATAGNVELLVFHGAPDAPTVDVSARGAGILVDDISFGGFAGYLSVPPASYAIDIELADNSAVAASYVADLSGAANAAIAVLASGFLAPADSTDPAFGLLAVFADGTTALLPANVPAGASLSLIDAATDEPIAGFDPIVDGAMLDLNALPLGLNVRANLTGDAGSVQFDLNDLVAIRVENDAPYALFGDVDGNFAGGRLPVGSHTLTAKAFAEANAGGMMLEMATVSFTVVSSDNAVTGFVLVDAETDMDLVHLMPGDTLDVAALPAKVNLRADVSDGVESVWFKIDSIGYSRLENVAPFALFGDLGGDYLNGAFPVGDHTLVATPYDQKRAGGTAGTALSASFVVIDSAGKVGRSAGISGHSEEAFDEVALADEAIDAVPTEFALEANYPNPFNPVTTIAFALPEAGQVRLAVYDMLGRQVRVLVDQAMAAGRAEVSFDAAGLPTGSYLYRIESPSGSQVRTMLLIK